Proteins from one Piscinibacter lacus genomic window:
- a CDS encoding glutamine--tRNA ligase/YqeY domain fusion protein — protein MSGPPADAPKPSHFLRQIIERDLASGRYAGRRFAGRPGDAALHAAGPLDAAAIRTRFPPEPNGYLHVGHAKSICLNFGLARDYGGLCHLRFDDTNPEKEEQEYVDAIDEAVRWLGFDWSEPDPAGGPPRQHRYFASDYFDFMVRAAEALIDAGLAYVDEQSAEQMRATRGDFTTPGSDSPFRSRTPAENRARFAEMQSGRLPEGAAVLRAKIDMASPNINLRDPAIYRIKHATHHNTGDRWCVYPMYTFAHPIEDALEGITHSICTLEFEDQRPFYDWLLDRLVELGLITTPRPHQHEFARLNLSYVVTSKRKLRQLVDEGHVEGWDDPRMPTLVGLRRRGLTPAALRLFCERIGVTKDHAWIEDAALDAALREDLEGRAPRAMAVLDPLKLKLTNWDAVYGPGHLEPCEAPAHPQRPELAPRRFSLGPALWIEREDFAEVPPKGYFRLFPGNKVRLKYGLVVECTGCEKDAEGRITAVTATVVPDTRSGTPGADAVKVKGTITWLGAQAPEAGGGLPAELRLFERLFTEAQPDAGGRDFLTVLNPDSRRVQQGYVEPGLAALPPETHFQFERHGYFVSDRRDHAPGRPVFNRITGLKDSRGR, from the coding sequence ATGTCCGGACCGCCCGCCGACGCGCCCAAGCCCAGCCATTTCCTGCGCCAGATCATCGAGCGCGACCTTGCCAGCGGCCGCTATGCCGGCCGCCGCTTTGCCGGCCGGCCCGGCGATGCCGCCCTCCATGCCGCCGGCCCGCTGGACGCCGCGGCCATCCGCACCCGCTTCCCGCCCGAGCCCAACGGCTACCTGCATGTCGGCCATGCCAAGAGCATCTGCCTGAACTTCGGCCTGGCGCGCGACTACGGCGGCCTGTGCCACCTGCGCTTCGACGACACCAACCCCGAGAAGGAAGAGCAGGAGTACGTCGATGCCATCGACGAGGCCGTGCGCTGGCTGGGCTTCGACTGGTCCGAGCCGGACCCGGCCGGCGGCCCGCCGCGCCAGCACCGCTACTTCGCGAGCGACTACTTCGATTTCATGGTCCGCGCGGCCGAGGCCCTGATCGACGCCGGCCTGGCCTATGTCGATGAGCAGAGCGCCGAGCAGATGCGCGCCACGCGCGGCGACTTCACCACGCCCGGCAGCGACAGCCCCTTCCGCAGCCGCACGCCGGCCGAGAACCGCGCGCGCTTTGCCGAGATGCAGTCCGGCCGCCTGCCCGAGGGCGCGGCCGTGCTGCGCGCGAAGATCGATATGGCCTCGCCCAACATCAATCTGCGCGATCCGGCCATCTACCGCATCAAGCACGCCACGCACCACAACACCGGCGACCGCTGGTGCGTCTACCCCATGTACACCTTCGCGCATCCCATCGAGGACGCGCTCGAAGGCATCACCCACAGCATCTGCACCCTGGAGTTCGAGGACCAGCGCCCCTTCTACGACTGGCTGCTGGACCGGCTGGTCGAGCTGGGCCTGATCACCACCCCGCGCCCGCACCAGCACGAGTTCGCGCGCCTGAACCTGAGCTATGTCGTCACCAGCAAGCGCAAGCTCCGGCAGCTCGTCGACGAAGGCCATGTCGAGGGCTGGGACGACCCGCGCATGCCGACCCTGGTCGGCCTGCGCCGCCGCGGCCTCACGCCCGCGGCGCTGCGCCTGTTCTGCGAACGCATCGGCGTCACCAAGGACCATGCCTGGATCGAGGATGCCGCGCTCGACGCCGCCCTGCGCGAGGACCTGGAAGGCCGCGCCCCGCGCGCCATGGCCGTGCTCGACCCGCTCAAGCTCAAGCTGACGAACTGGGACGCCGTCTACGGCCCCGGCCACCTGGAGCCCTGCGAGGCCCCGGCCCATCCGCAGCGGCCCGAACTGGCGCCGCGCCGCTTCAGCCTCGGCCCCGCGCTGTGGATCGAGCGCGAGGACTTCGCCGAAGTGCCGCCCAAGGGCTACTTCCGCCTCTTCCCTGGCAACAAGGTGCGGCTGAAGTACGGCCTGGTCGTCGAATGCACCGGCTGCGAGAAGGATGCCGAGGGCCGCATCACCGCCGTCACCGCCACCGTCGTGCCCGACACCCGCAGCGGCACGCCGGGCGCGGATGCCGTCAAGGTCAAGGGCACCATCACCTGGCTGGGCGCGCAGGCGCCCGAGGCCGGCGGCGGCCTGCCGGCCGAGCTGCGCCTCTTCGAGCGCCTGTTCACCGAGGCCCAGCCCGATGCCGGCGGCCGGGACTTTCTGACCGTGCTCAACCCCGACAGCCGCCGCGTGCAGCAGGGCTATGTCGAGCCCGGCCTGGCCGCGCTGCCGCCCGAGACGCACTTTCAGTTCGAGCGCCACGGCTACTTCGTCAGCGACCGGCGCGACCATGCGCCCGGCCGGCCGGTGTTCAACCGCATCACCGGCCTGAAGGACAGCCGCGGTCGCTGA
- a CDS encoding YebC/PmpR family DNA-binding transcriptional regulator has protein sequence MAGHSKWANIQHRKGRQDEKRGKVWTRVIREIMVAARQGGGDPNANPRLRLAVDKAKAANMPADTVKRNIDKATGNLEGVSYEEIRYEGYGIGGAAILVDCMTDNRVRTVAEVRHAFSKYGGNLGTEGSVAFQFKHCGQMVFAPGTSEDKVMEIALEAGAEDVVTDEDGAIEVLTAPADFEAVRDALQAAGLVPEVAEVTMRAENTIELQGEDAARMQKLLDVLEDLDDAQDVFHNAVIDA, from the coding sequence ATGGCCGGACATTCCAAGTGGGCCAACATCCAGCACCGCAAGGGGCGGCAGGACGAGAAGCGGGGCAAGGTCTGGACGCGGGTGATCCGCGAGATCATGGTCGCCGCACGCCAGGGCGGCGGCGACCCCAATGCCAACCCGCGCCTGCGCTTGGCGGTGGACAAGGCCAAGGCCGCCAACATGCCGGCCGACACGGTCAAGCGCAACATCGACAAGGCCACCGGCAACCTCGAAGGCGTGAGCTACGAGGAGATCCGCTACGAGGGCTACGGCATCGGCGGCGCAGCCATCCTGGTCGACTGCATGACCGACAACCGCGTGCGCACGGTGGCCGAGGTGCGCCACGCCTTCAGCAAGTACGGCGGCAACCTGGGCACCGAGGGCTCGGTGGCCTTCCAGTTCAAGCACTGCGGGCAGATGGTCTTCGCGCCCGGCACCTCGGAAGACAAGGTGATGGAAATCGCCCTGGAAGCCGGGGCCGAGGACGTGGTGACGGACGAGGACGGCGCCATCGAGGTGCTGACCGCCCCGGCCGACTTCGAGGCCGTGCGCGATGCGCTGCAGGCCGCCGGCCTGGTGCCCGAGGTGGCCGAGGTCACGATGCGGGCCGAAAACACCATCGAGCTGCAGGGCGAGGACGCGGCGCGGATGCAGAAGCTGCTCGACGTGCTGGAGGACCTGGACGATGCCCAGGACGTCTTCCACAACGCGGTGATCGACGCTTGA
- a CDS encoding TonB-dependent receptor plug domain-containing protein: MTFSKAPATLGTAGTLALLVPTLALAQGATPLEPVVVSASGFEQRITEALPHTTVLGEAEIRASGQTDLPGLLRGLAGFEVAQNGGHGAVSTVFLRGAARNQSLLLVDGVRVGSLTLGSAAIEQIPLDQIERVEIVRGNVSALYGANAVGGVIQVFTKQGRLGTQPHALVEVGSRASRRISAGVGGSLGEGGATRYSLGLSHFRTDGETAIDPRQAPGVNPDDDGFRNLGLNASLSHQLDARHRLAARLLLQDGRVQYDNAFAPTDRVNLLDTALRNLALDWDARFTPGWRAKLSLAAFEEQSRDVSRGVAETRFDTEGHQIEWRHEIALGPGQAAVSFGTARQKVKSTTGYATQRRDTDHLALAYSASLGPTQWQAALRHDDHSDVGSASTGLLAAGWQLDETFKLISSVSNAFNVPTFNQLYFPGFSNPDLKPEKARSVELGLQAAAGSSLGRLALFRTRYRDLIAGFPATNIARAEVEGLELSGSTDWAGWRLRASATFQRPEDDLGETLIRRARHFGSVEIGRDTTQWRVNAQLVHGGSRSDLDFGSFPAARVTLERHTLLNLSGAWRLAPALWLTGRMLNAADERYQTVLSYPSAGRELHVGLEWRP; this comes from the coding sequence ATGACCTTCTCCAAGGCTCCGGCCACCCTGGGCACCGCAGGCACCCTTGCCCTGCTCGTCCCGACCCTCGCGCTCGCCCAGGGCGCCACCCCGCTCGAACCCGTCGTCGTCAGCGCCAGCGGCTTCGAGCAGCGCATCACCGAGGCGCTGCCCCACACCACCGTGCTCGGCGAAGCCGAGATCCGCGCCAGCGGCCAGACCGACCTGCCTGGTCTGCTGCGCGGCCTGGCCGGTTTCGAGGTCGCCCAGAACGGCGGCCACGGCGCGGTCAGCACCGTCTTCCTGCGCGGTGCGGCGCGCAACCAGTCGCTGCTGCTCGTCGACGGCGTGCGCGTCGGCTCGCTGACCCTGGGCAGCGCGGCGATCGAGCAGATCCCGCTCGACCAGATCGAGCGGGTCGAGATCGTCCGCGGCAATGTCTCGGCCCTCTACGGCGCGAATGCCGTCGGCGGCGTGATCCAGGTCTTCACCAAGCAGGGCCGCCTCGGCACCCAGCCCCATGCCCTGGTCGAGGTCGGCAGCCGTGCCAGCCGGCGCATCTCGGCCGGCGTCGGCGGCAGCCTGGGCGAAGGCGGGGCCACCCGCTACAGCCTGGGCCTCTCGCACTTCCGCACCGACGGCGAGACCGCCATCGACCCGCGCCAGGCCCCGGGCGTGAACCCCGACGACGACGGTTTCCGCAACCTCGGCCTGAACGCCAGCCTCAGCCACCAGCTCGATGCCCGCCATCGCCTGGCCGCCCGCCTGCTGCTGCAGGACGGCCGCGTGCAGTACGACAACGCCTTCGCCCCCACCGACCGGGTCAACCTGCTCGACACCGCGCTGCGCAATCTCGCGCTCGACTGGGATGCGCGCTTCACGCCCGGCTGGCGCGCCAAGCTCAGCCTGGCCGCCTTCGAGGAGCAGTCTCGCGATGTGAGCCGCGGCGTGGCCGAGACCCGCTTCGACACCGAGGGCCACCAGATCGAGTGGCGCCACGAGATCGCGCTCGGCCCCGGCCAGGCCGCCGTCTCCTTCGGCACCGCGCGGCAGAAGGTCAAGAGCACGACCGGCTACGCCACCCAGCGCCGCGACACCGACCATCTGGCCCTGGCCTATTCAGCCAGCCTGGGCCCGACCCAGTGGCAGGCCGCGCTGCGGCACGACGACCATTCCGATGTCGGCAGCGCCAGCACCGGCCTGCTGGCCGCCGGCTGGCAGCTCGACGAGACCTTCAAGCTGATCAGCAGCGTGTCCAATGCCTTCAACGTGCCGACTTTCAACCAGCTCTACTTTCCCGGCTTCAGCAACCCCGACCTCAAGCCCGAGAAGGCGCGCAGCGTCGAGCTGGGCTTGCAGGCCGCGGCCGGGTCCAGCCTGGGCCGGCTCGCGCTCTTCCGCACCCGCTACCGCGACCTGATCGCCGGCTTCCCCGCGACCAACATCGCGCGGGCCGAGGTCGAGGGCCTGGAGCTCAGCGGCAGCACCGACTGGGCCGGCTGGCGCCTGCGCGCCAGCGCCACTTTCCAGCGCCCCGAGGACGACCTGGGCGAGACCCTGATCCGCCGTGCCCGCCACTTCGGCAGCGTCGAGATCGGCCGCGACACCACGCAGTGGCGCGTCAACGCCCAGCTCGTGCACGGCGGCAGCCGCAGCGACCTGGACTTCGGCAGCTTCCCCGCCGCCCGCGTCACCCTGGAACGCCACACCCTGCTCAACCTGAGCGGCGCCTGGAGGCTGGCCCCGGCGCTCTGGCTGACCGGCCGCATGCTGAATGCGGCGGACGAGCGCTACCAGACCGTGCTGAGCTACCCCTCGGCCGGTCGCGAGCTGCATGTCGGCCTTGAGTGGCGCCCCTGA
- the nadD gene encoding nicotinate (nicotinamide) nucleotide adenylyltransferase has translation MQAAPRRIGLFGGSFDPPHLAHLALARCAVEVLALDELRWIPAGQPWQKGHLVAPAEDRVAMVQALVDSLGDPRQRLDRREIDRAGPSRTLDTLRELQAEQPGAELWLLIGEDQLRNFPSWHGAADILAAVHLAVAPRPAGANGPPAGPVLPWPPALQAAARLHKLPMPVHPAASTALRAALAAGRPAAELSASGDAGSALLAAPVAHYIDSHRLYRGL, from the coding sequence TTGCAAGCCGCGCCCCGCCGCATCGGCTTGTTCGGCGGCAGCTTCGACCCGCCGCATCTCGCCCACCTCGCCCTCGCCCGCTGCGCGGTCGAGGTGCTGGCGCTCGACGAGCTGCGCTGGATCCCCGCCGGCCAGCCCTGGCAGAAGGGCCACCTCGTCGCCCCGGCGGAAGACCGTGTGGCCATGGTGCAGGCCCTGGTCGACAGCCTGGGCGACCCGCGCCAGCGGCTGGACCGCCGCGAGATCGACCGCGCCGGCCCCAGCCGCACCCTCGATACCCTGCGCGAGCTTCAGGCCGAACAGCCCGGCGCCGAGCTTTGGCTGCTGATCGGCGAAGATCAGCTCCGCAACTTCCCGAGCTGGCATGGCGCGGCCGATATCCTGGCCGCCGTCCACCTGGCCGTGGCCCCGCGACCGGCCGGGGCCAACGGCCCGCCCGCCGGCCCGGTGCTGCCCTGGCCGCCCGCGCTGCAGGCCGCGGCCCGGCTGCACAAACTGCCGATGCCGGTGCATCCGGCCGCCTCGACAGCCTTGCGCGCAGCCCTGGCGGCCGGTCGCCCGGCGGCCGAACTGAGCGCCTCAGGCGATGCCGGGTCCGCCCTGCTGGCGGCCCCGGTCGCGCACTATATAGACTCGCACCGCCTTTACCGCGGACTTTGA
- a CDS encoding helicase HerA-like domain-containing protein, with protein MPDPILLARREAIRCELLPALANRHGLVTGATGTGKTITLQTLAEGFSRLGVPVFLADVKGDLTGISQPGRIGEKVAAILAERGLDAPASQACPVTLWDVFGEQGHPVRATVSDMGPLLLGRMLALNETQQGVLQIVFKIADDHGLLLLDLKDLRAMLQHVGENAKDYTTAYGNISAASVGAIQRGLLAIEAQGGDRFFGEPMLDIADFMQTVDGQGVVNILAADKLMTAPRLYATFLLWLLSELFETLPEVGDLDQPKLVFFFDEAHLLFADAPKVLVERIELVVRLVRSKGVGVYFVTQNPLDLPDSVLGQLGNRVQHALRAFTPRDQKAVKAAAETMRANPGLDVATAITELGVGEALLSLLDAKGRPGITERAYVLPPGSQIGPVTPEQRQALRAGSLVAGVYEKTVDRESAFEALKQRAGASAEAGERLAREAGRAVGEAAGGAAQDAAGAAAGGLLGGLGDLLFGSSGPRGGRREGLAEMAAKSAVRTVGSAVGREIIRGVLGGLLGGGKRR; from the coding sequence ATGCCCGATCCCATCCTGCTGGCCCGCCGCGAGGCCATCCGCTGCGAACTGCTGCCCGCCCTGGCCAACCGCCACGGCTTGGTCACCGGCGCCACCGGCACCGGCAAGACCATCACCCTGCAGACCCTGGCCGAGGGCTTCAGCCGCCTGGGCGTGCCCGTCTTCCTGGCCGATGTGAAGGGCGACCTGACCGGCATCAGCCAGCCCGGCCGCATCGGCGAGAAGGTGGCGGCGATCCTGGCCGAGCGCGGCCTGGACGCGCCCGCCTCGCAGGCCTGCCCGGTGACGCTGTGGGACGTGTTCGGCGAGCAGGGCCACCCGGTGCGGGCCACCGTGTCCGACATGGGCCCGCTGCTGCTGGGCCGCATGCTGGCGCTGAACGAAACCCAGCAGGGCGTGCTGCAGATCGTCTTCAAGATCGCCGACGACCACGGCCTGCTGCTGCTCGACCTGAAGGACCTGCGCGCCATGCTGCAGCACGTCGGCGAGAACGCGAAGGACTACACCACCGCCTACGGCAACATCAGCGCGGCCAGCGTCGGCGCCATCCAGCGCGGCCTGCTGGCCATCGAGGCCCAGGGCGGCGACCGCTTCTTCGGCGAGCCCATGCTCGACATCGCCGACTTCATGCAGACCGTCGACGGCCAGGGCGTGGTCAACATCCTGGCGGCCGACAAGCTGATGACCGCCCCGCGGCTCTACGCCACCTTCCTGCTGTGGCTGCTGTCCGAGCTGTTCGAGACCCTGCCGGAGGTCGGCGACCTGGACCAGCCCAAGCTCGTCTTCTTCTTCGACGAGGCCCACCTGCTCTTTGCCGATGCGCCCAAGGTGCTGGTCGAGCGCATCGAGCTGGTCGTGCGTCTGGTGCGCTCCAAAGGCGTCGGCGTGTACTTCGTCACGCAGAACCCGCTGGACCTGCCCGACAGCGTGCTCGGCCAGCTCGGCAACCGCGTGCAGCATGCCCTGCGTGCCTTCACCCCGCGCGACCAGAAGGCCGTCAAGGCCGCCGCCGAGACCATGCGCGCCAACCCCGGCCTGGACGTGGCCACCGCCATCACCGAGCTGGGCGTGGGCGAGGCCCTGCTGAGCCTGCTCGATGCCAAGGGCCGGCCTGGCATCACCGAGCGTGCCTATGTGCTGCCGCCCGGCAGCCAGATCGGCCCGGTCACGCCCGAGCAGCGCCAGGCCCTGCGGGCCGGCTCGCTGGTCGCCGGGGTCTATGAGAAGACGGTGGACCGCGAAAGCGCTTTCGAGGCCCTGAAGCAGCGCGCCGGCGCCAGCGCCGAGGCTGGCGAGCGCCTGGCCCGCGAGGCCGGACGCGCCGTGGGCGAAGCCGCCGGGGGCGCCGCCCAGGATGCCGCGGGTGCCGCAGCCGGCGGCTTGCTGGGTGGCCTGGGCGACCTGCTCTTCGGCTCCAGCGGCCCGCGCGGCGGGCGCCGCGAAGGCCTGGCCGAGATGGCGGCCAAGAGCGCCGTGCGCACCGTCGGCTCGGCGGTGGGCCGCGAAATCATCCGCGGCGTGCTCGGCGGCCTGCTGGGCGGCGGCAAGCGGCGCTGA
- the purD gene encoding phosphoribosylamine--glycine ligase: MKVLVIGNGGREHALAWKLAQSKRVQTVFVAPGNGGTALDANLVNLPLRDVTALADFAEAEKIGLTVVGPEAPLAAGVVDAFRARGLRIFGPSRAAAQLESSKAFAKAFMKRHAIPTAAYETFTDAAAAHAYVDAQGAPIVVKADGLAAGKGVVVAMTLEEAHAAIDDMLSANTLGVLHNDGGARVVIEEFLTGEEASFIVLADGRHVLALATSQDHKRLGDGDTGPNTGGMGAYSPAPVVTPNVHARAMQEVIQPTLDGMARDGIPYTGFLYAGLMIDAKGGVKTLEFNCRLGDPETQPILMRLKSDLVDVLQHAADGTLDQVELQWDRRFALGVVMAAAGYPAQPRAGDRIHGLPAASDDAMVFHAGTALDAQGHPIVSGGRVLCVTALGDSAKLAQARAYEALSGIHFDGMQLRRDIGHRAIKR; this comes from the coding sequence ATGAAAGTGCTGGTGATCGGCAATGGCGGGCGCGAACACGCGCTGGCCTGGAAGCTCGCCCAATCCAAGCGGGTGCAGACGGTTTTCGTCGCCCCGGGCAATGGCGGCACGGCGCTCGACGCCAATCTCGTCAACCTGCCGCTGCGCGACGTGACGGCCCTGGCCGACTTCGCCGAGGCCGAGAAGATCGGCCTGACCGTGGTCGGCCCCGAGGCGCCGCTGGCCGCTGGCGTGGTCGATGCCTTCCGCGCCCGTGGCCTGCGCATCTTCGGCCCCAGCCGGGCCGCGGCGCAGCTGGAAAGCTCCAAGGCCTTCGCCAAGGCCTTCATGAAGCGCCATGCCATCCCGACGGCGGCCTACGAGACCTTCACCGACGCGGCGGCCGCCCATGCCTACGTCGACGCGCAGGGCGCCCCCATCGTCGTGAAGGCCGATGGCCTGGCCGCCGGCAAGGGCGTGGTCGTGGCGATGACGCTTGAGGAAGCGCATGCCGCCATCGACGACATGCTCTCGGCCAACACCCTGGGCGTGCTGCACAACGACGGCGGCGCACGCGTGGTGATCGAGGAATTCCTGACCGGCGAGGAAGCCAGCTTCATCGTGCTGGCCGATGGGCGCCACGTGCTGGCCCTGGCCACCAGCCAGGACCACAAGCGCCTGGGCGATGGCGACACCGGCCCCAACACGGGCGGCATGGGCGCCTACTCGCCGGCCCCGGTGGTCACGCCCAATGTGCATGCCCGGGCGATGCAGGAGGTGATCCAGCCGACGCTCGACGGCATGGCCCGCGACGGCATCCCCTACACCGGCTTCCTCTACGCCGGCCTGATGATCGACGCCAAGGGCGGCGTGAAGACGCTGGAGTTCAACTGCCGGCTCGGCGACCCGGAAACCCAGCCGATCTTGATGCGGCTCAAGAGCGATCTGGTCGATGTGCTGCAGCATGCTGCCGATGGCACGCTCGACCAGGTGGAACTGCAATGGGATCGCCGCTTCGCGCTCGGCGTGGTGATGGCCGCGGCCGGCTATCCCGCGCAACCGCGGGCGGGCGACCGCATCCACGGTCTGCCGGCTGCGTCGGACGATGCCATGGTCTTCCACGCCGGCACCGCGCTCGATGCGCAGGGCCATCCCATCGTCAGCGGCGGTCGGGTGCTCTGCGTGACGGCGCTCGGCGACTCGGCCAAGCTCGCGCAGGCGCGGGCCTACGAGGCGCTGTCCGGCATCCACTTCGACGGCATGCAACTGCGTCGCGACATCGGCCACCGCGCGATCAAGCGTTGA
- the hemF gene encoding oxygen-dependent coproporphyrinogen oxidase, giving the protein MSTSTLNPTPTLPAPLASPETAAVRAYLLDLQDRIIAALAAEDGGSFLRDGWTRAPEERLQGDGLSRLIEEGALFERGGCNFSHVRGPALPPSATQHRPELAGAPFEAMGVSLVIHPRNPHVPTVHMNVRMLAAHRRLADGTTETVTWFGGGMDMTPYYGVEDDAVHFHRVCRDALAPFGAGLHPRFKAWCDEYFFLKHRGEPRGVGGIFFDDFNELGFEQSFAMMRSVGDAFIPAYLPIVQRRRALPYTEAQRDFQAYRRGRYVEFNLVFDRGTLFGLQSGGRTEAILMSMPPIVRWRYDWKPEAGTPEARLYSDFLRSRDWAQGG; this is encoded by the coding sequence ATGAGCACTTCCACGCTGAACCCGACGCCCACCCTGCCCGCGCCCCTGGCCTCGCCCGAGACCGCCGCGGTGCGCGCCTACCTGCTCGACCTGCAGGACCGCATCATCGCGGCTCTGGCGGCCGAGGACGGCGGCAGCTTCCTGCGCGACGGCTGGACCCGCGCACCCGAGGAACGCCTGCAGGGCGACGGCCTGTCGCGGCTGATCGAGGAAGGCGCCCTGTTCGAGCGCGGCGGCTGCAACTTCAGCCATGTGCGCGGCCCGGCCCTGCCGCCCTCAGCCACCCAGCACCGGCCCGAGCTGGCCGGCGCGCCCTTCGAGGCCATGGGCGTCTCCCTGGTCATCCACCCGCGCAACCCCCATGTGCCCACCGTGCACATGAATGTGCGCATGCTGGCGGCCCACCGCCGGTTGGCCGATGGCACGACGGAAACCGTCACCTGGTTCGGTGGCGGCATGGACATGACGCCCTACTACGGTGTCGAGGACGACGCGGTGCACTTCCACCGCGTCTGCCGCGATGCCCTGGCGCCCTTCGGCGCCGGGCTGCACCCGCGCTTCAAGGCTTGGTGCGACGAGTACTTCTTCCTGAAGCACCGCGGCGAGCCGCGCGGCGTCGGCGGCATCTTCTTCGACGACTTCAACGAGCTGGGCTTTGAGCAGAGCTTCGCGATGATGCGCAGCGTCGGCGATGCCTTCATCCCGGCCTACCTGCCCATCGTGCAGCGCCGCCGCGCCCTGCCCTACACCGAGGCGCAGCGCGACTTCCAGGCCTACCGCCGCGGCCGCTATGTCGAGTTCAACCTGGTCTTCGACCGCGGCACGCTGTTCGGCCTGCAATCGGGCGGCCGCACCGAGGCCATCCTGATGTCGATGCCGCCGATCGTGCGCTGGCGCTACGACTGGAAGCCCGAGGCCGGTACGCCCGAGGCCCGGCTCTACAGCGACTTCCTGCGCTCGCGGGACTGGGCGCAGGGCGGCTGA
- a CDS encoding cysteine hydrolase family protein, which yields MSTPSPALRDLVGLGQTPCRLSEAALILIDCQNTYREGLMQLEGVELALQEAQRLLARARAAGVPVIHIQHDAGPGTPYDIRAEIGAIAEPVAPIAGEPVIVKHYPNSFVGTDLDERLKALGVKQLVLAGFMTHMCVNSTAHGAFNLGYAPTIVASATATRALTGAQGKVVAAAQVHDAALAATRDLYAAIADTPAALPD from the coding sequence ATGAGCACTCCCTCCCCTGCCCTGCGCGATCTCGTCGGCCTCGGTCAGACCCCCTGCCGCCTCTCGGAAGCCGCCCTCATCCTGATCGACTGCCAGAACACCTACCGCGAGGGCCTGATGCAGCTCGAAGGCGTCGAGCTGGCGCTGCAGGAAGCCCAGCGGCTGCTGGCGCGGGCCCGCGCAGCCGGCGTGCCGGTGATCCACATCCAGCACGACGCCGGACCCGGCACGCCCTATGACATCCGCGCCGAGATCGGGGCGATCGCCGAGCCGGTCGCGCCGATCGCGGGCGAGCCGGTGATCGTCAAGCACTACCCGAACAGCTTCGTCGGCACCGACCTCGACGAGCGCCTGAAGGCCCTGGGTGTGAAGCAGCTGGTGCTGGCCGGCTTCATGACCCACATGTGCGTGAACTCGACCGCGCACGGCGCCTTCAACCTCGGCTACGCGCCGACCATCGTCGCCAGCGCCACCGCCACCCGGGCACTGACCGGCGCCCAGGGCAAGGTGGTGGCGGCGGCGCAGGTGCACGATGCGGCGCTGGCCGCCACGCGCGACCTCTACGCCGCCATCGCCGACACCCCCGCGGCACTGCCGGACTGA